A portion of the Naumovozyma castellii chromosome 2, complete genome genome contains these proteins:
- the TAF10 gene encoding Taf10p (ancestral locus Anc_8.360) encodes MENDSNTSDKPTDVEPINNDAMEVDEEMDEFDDNEDAPINNAMLFQTDEKTQEQETSENNKGKDKLFDLPEFTRKDKTLDEILNLMEDNPPIIPDTVINYYLMKNGFDCADLRVKRLLALATQKFVSDIAADAYEYSRIRSSVAVHNANNGQSRARQLMLGQQQPQSVQPQSTEKGVQGKVVLTVNDLSSAVSEYGLNIARPDFYR; translated from the coding sequence ATGGAGAACGATAGTAATACAAGTGACAAGCCAACAGACGTAGAACCTATTAATAACGATGCCATGGAAGTCGATGAAGAGATGGATGAATTTGACGATAATGAGGATGCaccaataaataatgcCATGCTGTTCCAAACAGATGAGAAGACACAAGAGCAGGAGACTTCTGAAAATAATAAGGGGAaggataaattatttgatctTCCGGAATTTACGAGGAAAGATAAGACATTAGACGAGATTTTGAATCTTATGGAAGATAATCCACCAATTATACCTGATACAGTGATAAATTACTACTTAATGAAGAACGGGTTTGATTGTGCTGATCTTCGAGTGAAGAGACTGTTAGCTCTAGCAACACAGAAATTTGTTAGCGATATTGCAGCTGATGCTTACGAATATTCTAGGATAAGATCCTCTGTGGCTGTTCACAATGCTAATAATGGACAATCGAGAGCTCGACAGTTGATGTTGGgacaacaacaacctcaAAGTGTGCAACCCCAATCGACAGAGAAGGGTGTGCAGGGCAAGGTGGTTCTTACTGTGAATGATCTAAGTAGTGCTGTTTCAGAATATGGGTTAAATATTGCCCGTCCAGACTTTTATCGTTAA
- the SEC5 gene encoding exocyst subunit SEC5 (ancestral locus Anc_8.357), which translates to MDPFQLDENQLEEFYNLRTLNPTTSWIEDSTTLINLDKWQDTSPTLDNSYDILKDLISQQRSSSERELESFLKDPSLIETINDPLTNEPMSEKLNQLGVATGASDAVLKYLINSKKFNVKSFLRDIHNLDSFSDLSNELDNLDQLIQVQSGDMKNLVEENFTKYVRIKNRLDKIYNQFGEMKGNESLDVDRLNEKVDESIRITNLKLKPLIDTSKKIENFKSGKRFIEENKRFFNLPRELKKKLIHKDYSSFIIEYTNGLKLYQEFKVRSDNAGKSLRSIEFIWNEVENIMKLYKEQIWEKLLDPSSKLESQEYFLPLFSKLLDLDNTEENPITKWIFMQLSTLETELKECSTNMISKILSSQKNILDNADTEEPVNMTPYLSINQFFQQSNQTTLASVVSAVDPFQDLTDFPNIVEMWLLILKYINQVDDICNKFIELWDHIEKFLDGTYQNMLLNDKRKDNILIGDSNTMESYKFILNLDQDVKVKIRTNGETFIKLVSEKLKVFFNSSQESLPMMKPAEKESGLPSDYGFVPPNANGLSSLRYLPKIMKPLLECSTQLAQLNITPKSVDILRNLASIIISRCVGLISSIKLRDISNFYKLENWDVYKTGSDRDSNIEYEITQFPEIVRCFQEYSLSIIRDFLFSFERLPVLNGISIVSYPSKQLLTGVEIQQIISLEAVLESILKNAAKDKDNPRSAHTILTLTNLQYIREVTFPQILQYFDDAFEARITEKPLEIFNLLSKMESSIFGNYLSDLKITLRDILEEKFKEIDWPGFTSNSFRAGDYILEALMLLVTIHSECFRIGPQLINKIIKETQIFIARYLFEAFKPYIGNLSSDGLLQVTVDLQFFQKVLGPLLEKDTQATLTACLQNCFQNDITRMNRCIQETEPIVSANFTRTSIQFAAFH; encoded by the coding sequence ATGGACCCGTTCCAACTAGACGAGAACCAGCTAGAAGAATTCTACAATCTGAGAACGTTGAACCCAACAACTTCGTGGATTGAGGATTCCACTACATTAATAAACCTAGATAAGTGGCAAGACACCTCGCCTACACTGGATAACTCATATGACATCCTTAAGGATCTGATTTCACAACAGCGGTCATCCTCAGAGAGGGAACTGGAGTCGTTCTTGAAGGACCCCTCTTTGATCGAGACGATTAACGATCCCCTTACGAATGAACCTATGTCTGAGAAATTAAACCAATTGGGAGTTGCAACTGGTGCAAGTGATGCTGTATTAAAGTATTTGATTAACAGTAAGAAGTTTAATGtcaaatcatttttaaGAGATATTCACAACTTGGATTCATTTAGTGATTTGAGtaatgaattggataatttggatcaattgattcaagTACAATCAGGTGACATGAAGAATTTAGTGGAGGAGAATTTCACTAAATATGTGAGGATTAAGAATCGATTAGATAAAATTTATAATCAATTTGGTGAAATGAAGGGGAATGAATCTTTAGATGTGGATagattgaatgaaaaagtAGATGAATCTATAAGAATtacaaatttgaaattgaaacctTTAATTGATACTTCtaaaaagattgaaaatttcaaatctggaaaaagatttattgagGAGAATAAGAGATTTTTCAACTTACCaagagaattgaagaaaaagttGATTCACAAAGATTATTCCAGTTTCATAATAGAGTACACTAATGGATTAAAACTTTATCAGGAATTCAAAGTGAGAAGCGACAATGCAGGCAAGAGCTTGAGAAGCATTGAATTCATCTGGAATGAAGtggaaaatataatgaaactATATAAGGAACAAATTTGGGAGAAACTATTGGATCCATCATCGAAATTGGAATCACAAGAATATTTCCTAcctttattttcaaaacttttagatttggataataCTGAGGAGAATCCTATAACTAAGTGGATATTTATGCAATTGAGCACTTTAGAAACTGAGTTGAAAGAATGTTCCACCAAtatgatttcaaaaattctaAGTTCgcaaaagaatatattggATAACGCAGATACAGAGGAACCAGTGAATATGACTCcatatctttcaataaaccAATTTTTCCAACAATCAAACCAGACTACGTTGGCCTCAGTTGTTTCCGCCGTAGATCCATTCCAAGATTTAACCGATTTTCCTAACATTGTTGAAATGTGGTTACTAATATTAAAGTATATTAATCAGGTGGATGATATttgtaataaatttattgaacTCTGGGATCATATAGAAAAATTCCTAGATGGTACTTATCAGAATAtgttattaaatgataaGAGGAAAGATAACATTTTAATTGGTGATTCGAATACTATGGAAAGTTacaaatttattttgaacTTAGATCAAGATGTCAAAGTAAAAATCAGAACAAATGGTGAAactttcattaaattaGTGTCTGAAAAACTAAAAGTTTTCTTCAACTCGTCACAAGAATCACTGCCTATGATGAAACCTGCGGAAAAGGAATCTGGACTTCCATCAGATTACGGATTCGTACCACCTAATGCTAATGGACTAAGCTCGTTGAGGTATTTACCTAAGATAATGAAACCATTATTAGAGTGTAGTACACAATTGGCACAACTGAACATTACTCCAAAATCTGTGGATATACTAAGAAACTTAGCGTCCATTATAATTTCTAGATGTGTTGGTTTGATTTCCTCAATTAAATTAAGAGATATCTCAAACTTTTACAAGCTAGAAAATTGGGACGTTTATAAGACGGGTTCAGATAGAGACTCCAACATAGAATATGAAATCACTCAATTCCCTGAAATTGTTCGTTGCTTCCAAGAGTATAGTTTAAGTATTATCAGAGATTTCCTATTCTCATTCGAAAGGCTGCCCGTCTTGAATGGTATATCAATCGTTAGCTATCCTTCCAAACAACTGTTGACCGGTGTTGAGATTCAACAAATTATATCTTTAGAAGCTGTGCTAGAATccatattgaaaaatgcTGCCAAGGACAAAGATAACCCAAGAAGTGCACATACTATCCTAACTTTGACTAATTTGCAGTATATTCGTGAAGTAACTTTCCcacaaattcttcaatattttgatgatgCATTTGAGGCCAGAATTACGGAAAAACCActagaaatatttaacttACTGtcaaaaatggaaagttccatttttggaaattatctatctgatttgaagattaCGTTAAGGGATATACTAGAGGAGAAATTTAAGGAAATTGACTGGCCAGGCTTtacatcaaattcatttagAGCTGGTGATTATATATTGGAAGCCTTGATGTTATTAGTGACCATCCACAGTGAATGCTTTAGAATTGGACCTCAGTTAATCAATAAGATAATAAAGGAAactcaaatatttattgcAAGATATTTGTTTGAAGCGTTCAAGCCATATATTGGTAATCTATCGTCTGATGGACTGTTGCAAGTTACTGTAGATCTacaatttttccaaaaagtTCTGGGTCCACTGCTAGAAAAGGATACACAAGCCACATTAACTGCATGTTTACAGAATTGTTTCCAAAATGATATTACGAGAATGAACCGTTGTATTCAAGAAACAGAACCAATTGTAAGCGCCAATTTTACCAGAACAAGCATTCAGTTTGCTGCTTTCCACTGA
- the STB3 gene encoding Stb3p (ancestral locus Anc_8.363): protein MKQDTINAKLIATSSPEGLAAANMVTPSKLSHLLLQNGPLAIRYITKALVQEIPSFQNLSSSKQRRLIMSALELGDKENSVIFEKIGWGQWSAKVVNPNEFEELKTITNMNNLKIKDIMNAVHSQENSNNGNNNSNNNNNNNKRRKSSSSSTSSTASSNQQPVFSSETSSPKSKGVSITVLQVRKQSVSQYAKKLQSLPLNNNQNSKSSDVAVIFDEDEEDEDEDEDEDEEEEEEEEEENLSDSDNRLKTELFSYERRGSTVVYNEVHSDQSRNNSNAWPQKVSFPLKPRIRRMSRKQSVPFITKPSLSNPIYHDSPGTISPPLMVSPLRNLNNKIDLEELFRSTKTEPTSRRGSRVSFSKESCLRTTLIHNNNSNNSNEPPPLLNETMFKTSNISHLDINDTKNEFHHSDTDEEDWASMGAASLRNSALPQKIEVLNCSQTKLDTTENVSISNDNNVATLLMGLKTYF, encoded by the coding sequence ATGAAACAGGACACAATAAATGCAAAACTGATAGCCACCTCATCCCCAGAAGGATTGGCTGCCGCTAATATGGTGACTCCTTCGAAGTTATCTCATCTGTTGTTACAAAATGGTCCCCTCGCTATAAGGTATATTACCAAGGCTTTAGTGCAAGAGATACCCTCTTTTCAAAACCTCTCATCGTCAAAGCAAAGAAGATTGATTATGAGTGCGTTGGAATTAGgtgataaagaaaattcagtcatatttgaaaagattggTTGGGGACAATGGTCTGCCAAAGTCGTTAACCCAAATgagtttgaagaattgaaaactATAACcaatatgaataatttgaaaataaaggATATAATGAATGCTGTTCACTCACAAGAAAACTCAAATAATGGCAACaacaatagtaataataacaataacaataataagagaaggaaaagcAGTTCAAGCAGCACTTCTTCAACCGCCTCTTCAAACCAACAACCagttttttcttcagaaacGTCTTCCCCAAAGAGTAAAGGAGTATCAATAACAGTTTTACAAGTGAGAAAACAATCTGTTTCACAATATGCTAAGAAACTCCAATCACTACCATTGAACAATaatcaaaattcaaaaagttCTGACGTCGCCGTGATATTCGACGAGgacgaagaagatgaagatgaagatgaagatgaggacgaagaagaagaagaagaagaagaagaagaaaaccTATCTGATTCAGATAACCGTTTGAAAACAGAATTATTTTCCTACGAAAGAAGAGGATCCACAGTTGTATATAATGAAGTACACTCAGACCaatcaagaaataattcaaatgcCTGGCCTCAAAAGGTGTCGTTCCCCTTGAAGCCTAGGATTCGCCGTATGAGTCGCAAACAATCAGTTCCATTTATCACCAAACCATCACTATCAAACCCAATATATCATGATTCTCCAGGCACGATATCGCCACCATTAATGGTATCACCTCTACGGAACCTAAACAATAAGATTGATTTAGAGGAGTTATTCCGCTCAACAAAAACTGAACCAACTTCGAGAAGAGGTTCAAGAGtctcattttcaaaagaatcaTGCTTAAGAACCACTCTTATCCATAATAACAATAGTAATAACAGTAATGAACCACctccattattaaatgaaacCATGTTCAAAACCAGTAATATCTCTCATTTAGATATTAATGATACTAAAAATGAATTCCATCATTCCGAcacagatgaagaagattggGCGTCAATGGGTGCTGCATCACTAAGAAATAGTGCATTACCTCAAAAGATTGAAGTGTTAAATTGCTCTCAAACAAAATTGGATACAACAGAAAATGTTAGcatttcaaatgataataatgttGCTACATTATTAATGGGTTTAAAAACTTACTTTTAA
- the CDC37 gene encoding Hsp90 co-chaperone CDC37 (ancestral locus Anc_8.361), with amino-acid sequence MVVDYSKWDKIEISDDSDVEVHPNVDKKSFIRWKQQSIHEKRMQRNQDIKNLEAQLEMYKHLNKRVDKLLNEFQDEDFASKEKISKFLNGSFDKREKSEGENVDPDIATYNEMVEDLFDQLGRDAKKEGNDPNNGKIIKGLLLKHRAKIDSVSKEATEKLKELYIEKNAHISSEDIHTGFDSSFMNTKTVEEDTKAAEAAAKAIDSVKINEAKNSLSEIAVTPSKQLDLPAAPLQFIEYKDDVMKLAPETEEFGNISVNDYKKSEQFLLSHMPIISEQQKDALLMKSFEYQLEKDELHTYQVIHQSELLAYIREIYDLKKIPFLDVEEMKNIITMFFQKVMFNAGNQRGMESFLDSVKTKFNHIKERSKVLAEESVNKGQFSSDDVEGVPIVQLKSLDDSTELEVHFPDMNSTDPEELKKIEAFNKIPKKMQDAVKTGDINEVNEVFKDIPEDEAEQILEWFNEADVIGVRAVLDDEEDFKKLQEEYNKTKHSDKDHHDVHEVSDDVEELDTADIVD; translated from the coding sequence ATGGTAGTAGATTACTCAAAATGGGACAAGATCGAAATATCTGATGATTCAGATGTGGAAGTTCACCCAAATGTGGACAAGAAATCCTTCATCAGATGGAAACAACAAAGTATTCATGAGAAGAGAATGCAAAGAAACCAGGATATCAAGAATTTGGAGGCACAATTAGAGATGTATAAACATTTGAACAAACGAGTTGATAAGTTATTGAATGAGTTTCAAGATGAGGATTTTGCCTCTAAGGAGAAGATCtctaaattcttgaatggATCATTTGATAAAAGAGAGAAGAGTGAAGGTGAAAATGTGGATCCTGATATTGCAACTTATAACGAGATGGTagaagatttatttgatCAATTGGGAAGAGATGCCAAGAAAGAAGGTAATGATCCCAATAATGGTAAAATTATAAAGggtttattattgaaacataGAGCAAAAATTGATTCCGTTTCCAAAGAGGCAACAGAAAAACTTAAGGAAttatatattgaaaagaatgcTCATATTTCATCAGAAGATATTCACACTGGTTTTGATAGTAGTTTTATGAACACCAAAACTGTTGAGGAAGATACCAAAGCTGCCGAGGCTGCAGCAAAGGCTATTGATTCTgttaaaataaatgaagctaaaaattctttatcaGAAATTGCTGTGACTCCTAGTAAACAGTTGGACCTTCCAGCGGCACCTTTACAATTCATCGAATACAAGGATGACGTGATGAAACTGGCACCAGAAACTGAAGAATTTGGTAACATTTCTGTCAATGATTATAAGAAGTCTGAACAATTTTTACTGTCTCATATGCCAATCATTTCAGAACAACAGAAAGATGCGTTACTAATGaaatcatttgaatatCAACTTGAAAAGGATGAGTTACATACTTATCAAGTAATCCATCAATCTGAATTATTAGCATATATCCGTGAAATTTAcgatttgaagaagattccATTCTTGGATGTGGAAGAAATGAAGAACATTATTACCATGTTTTTCCAAAAAGTTATGTTTAATGCAGGTAATCAAAGAGGGATGGAATCGTTTTTAGATTCTGTTAAGACTAAGTTCAATCATATTAAAGAACGTTCAAAGGTATTAGCCGAAGAATCTGTCAACAAAGGacaattttcttcagatgaTGTTGAAGGTGTTCCGattgttcaattgaaatCTTTAGATGATTCTACGGAATTGGAAGTACATTTCCCAGATATGAATTCAACTGACcctgaagaattaaaaaagatTGAGGCCTTTAATAAGattccaaagaaaatgCAAGATGCTGTGAAGACAGGTGACATTAATGAAGTGAACGAAGTATTTAAGGATATTCCAGAAGATGAAGCTGAGCAAATTCTAGAGTGGTTTAATGAAGCTGACGTGATTGGTGTGAGAGCTGTTcttgatgatgaggaagatttcaagaagttacaagaagaatataataaaacCAAGCATTCTGATAAAGATCACCACGATGTGCATGAAGTATCtgatgatgttgaagaGCTTGATACAGCTGATATTGTTGATTGA
- the TRM82 gene encoding Trm82p (ancestral locus Anc_8.355), whose translation MTVVHPFQSIVPSRDNSLLFVTSRNQILGFKYTNEKFNILYHWKDQYERETLLREKVIKEQKRQLAENAKLDLKKSKDNEGKPVVRPEPKIPTPGPGAPPIYSIVRNLIVSPDDTKLFACTDSDKAIIELSYDVNASSSTPLGLDLLKRQPYSKRPNAITITKDQKNVIMVDKFGDAFSMPIDGSPVLDINEIEPILGHVSMLTDVLMVTDGEGKQYIITSDRDEHIKISHYPQCFIVDKWLFGHKEFVSSLCSPTWKSDWLFSAGGDDNVFAWNWVEGKNSSKFNYSELIRPYLTDAHLAPARFQNETNDTIEYSVSKVVVLANRPFIAFFVEATKLLFIISVDKSTGFLALAQQIEMPYNIISLSSSASDDELQITLDNRDCDNHKHFAKFVTFDKDTGKFVVDTTKSSAFDEAVAAALKLDFDLQCEKADIYPLYNVTSLKKHGEHFS comes from the coding sequence ATGACAGTTGTCCATCCCTTCCAATCCATTGTCCCAAGTAGGGATAACTCGTTATTATTTGTCacttcaagaaatcaaattcTCGGATTCAAATatacaaatgaaaaattcaacatCCTGTATCATTGGAAGGATCAATATGAAAGAGAAACCCTACTAAGAGAAAAGGTTATTAAGGAACAGAAAAGACAATTGGCAGAAAATGCCAAACTGGATCTTAAGAAAAGTAAGGATAACGAGGGAAAACCTGTCGTTAGGCCTGAACCAAAGATCCCTACTCCTGGCCCAGGAGCTCCACCTATATATTCCATAGTGAGAAACTTGATCGTATCACCAGATGATACTAAGTTATTTGCATGTACTGATTCCGATAAGGCTATCATTGAACTGTCTTATGATGTGAATGCTTCTTCAAGTACCCCATTAGGTTTGGATTTACTCAAGAGACAACCCTACTCAAAGAGACCTAATGCTATAACAATTACTAAAGATCAAAAAAACGTTATAATGGTTGATAAATTTGGTGATGCTTTTTCAATGCCTATTGATGGAAGTCCTGTTTTAgacattaatgaaattgaaccAATATTGGGACATGTTTCCATGCTAACGGATGTCTTGATGGTTACAGACGGAGAGggaaaacaatatattattacCAGTGATAGGGATGAACACATAAAAATTTCCCACTATCCCCAATGTTTTATTGTTGACAAATGGTTATTCGGTCATAAAGAATTTGTCTCATCTCTTTGTTCACCAACATGGAAGTCTGATTGGCTATTTAGTGCTGGTGGTGATGACAATGTATTTGCGTGGAATTGGGTTGAGGGTAAGAACtcatcaaaatttaattattCTGAATTAATTAGACCATATTTGACTGATGCCCACTTGGCTCCTGcaagatttcaaaatgaaacaaatgaCACTATTGAATATTCTGTCTCCAAAGTGGTTGTTCTGGCAAACCGACCTTTTATTGCGTTCTTTGTGGAAGCTACTAAACTTCTTTTCATCATAAGCGTAGACAAGAGTACCGGTTTTCTAGCTTTGGCACAACAGATTGAAATGCcatataatattatttctctttcttcaagtGCTTCGGATGATGAATTACAAATAACCTTAGACAATCGTGATTGTGATAACCACAAACATTTCGCTAAATTTGTAACATTTGATAAGGACACAGGTAAGTTCGTAGTTGATACTACGAAATCAAGCGCATTTGATGAGGCAGTGGCTGCCGCCTTGAAGTTAGATTTTGACCTTCAGTGCGAGAAAGCTGATATCTACCCATTATATAATGTTacttcattgaagaagcatGGTGAGCATTTCTCCTAA
- the NCAS0B03270 gene encoding resistance to Congo red protein, producing the protein MGGIFPLIALGGAASSNSSHTNCTTNACKHASWIIPVIFLAPLGLCAIIVSCYFLFGWWTNRRYRKSEFGSGVGPTHGVVQSWMMENAGPRTYRRPIEDKMGSETYVPEYTKVVNRNDRGYFDEQGIFHTRSEVSSLMSKSPPSFQSQASIGNNSEETNVSHPAPAKTIDITRREHHPGPAKNLDSVSTLADVSTEESDQ; encoded by the coding sequence ATGGGGGGCATATTTCCCCTCATAGCGCTAGGTGGAGCAGCCTCCTCCAACTCTAGCCATACAAATTGCACTACGAACGCATGCAAACATGCTAGTTGGATCATCCCTGTCATTTTTCTTGCACCACTGGGTTTGTGTGCAATTATTGTTAGCtgttattttctttttggtTGGTGGACTAACAGACGTTATCGGAAGTCAGAATTCGGTTCTGGTGTGGGACCAACACATGGGGTCGTACAATCCTGGATGATGGAAAATGCAGGACCCAGGACCTATCGTAGACCCATTGAGGATAAAATGGGCAGTGAAACGTACGTGCCGGAATATACCAAGGTGGTTAACAGAAACGATAGGGGTTATTTTGATGAACAAGGGATATTTCATACAAGAAGTGAAGTTTCAAGTTTAATGAGTAAGTCCCCTCCATCTTTCCAGTCACAAGCATCGATTGGGAATAATTCAGAGGAAACCAACGTGTCACACCCAGCTCCAGCGAAGACTATAGATATCACAAGAAGGGAACACCATCCAGGTCCTGCTAAAAATCTTGATTCGGTATCCACCCTGGCAGATGTTTCGACGGAAGAAAGCGACCAATGA
- the NCAS0B03280 gene encoding uncharacterized protein: MAPLTFNSTFADNQIVELPTLLILELWKKSNTGEQKPHNQPWGKGQITTVVVLCIVGVCVLAWVGITIYLDSTLHRASWFGTTSSEEMTSDLYGLQSQVTLVTKHEENEIPMYQITEDESSESNISGFYDERGQFYTTDETTRIITTENEFLPEESMESFVTCSSSVSSEVLQVPDRAFLVNNVRRLTLDQLHTPVSSCQTLHDPSFF, from the coding sequence ATGGCACCATTGACCTTTAATAGTACTTTTGCGGACAATCAAATTGTTGAACTTCCAACTTTGCTTATCTTGGAATTATGGAAAAAATCTAACACAGGGGAACAGAAACCCCATAATCAACCATGGGGCAAGGGACAAATTACTACGGTGGTTGTTCTTTGCATAGTTGGAGTTTGCGTATTGGCTTGGGTTGGAATAACTATTTATTTGGATTCTACACTACATAGAGCAAGTTGGTTCGGCACTACATCAAGTGAAGAAATGACTAGTGACCTTTATGGACTTCAAAGTCAAGTAACATTGGTTACCAAACATGAAGAGAATGAGATTCCAATGTACCAGATTACAGAAGATGAAAGTTCagaatcaaatatttcaggATTTTATGATGAAAGAGGTCAATTTTATACAACAGATGAAACTACAAGGATTATAACCacagaaaatgaatttttaCCAGAAGAATCGATGGAATCCTTTGTAACTTGTTCCAGTTCTGTTAGTTCAGAGGTGTTACAGGTTCCAGATAGAGCATTTTTGGTCAATAATGTGAGACGATTGACCCTTGATCAGCTTCATACCCCTGTTTCCTCTTGTCAGACATTACACGACCCATCGTTTTTTTAA